A genomic region of Melanotaenia boesemani isolate fMelBoe1 chromosome 13, fMelBoe1.pri, whole genome shotgun sequence contains the following coding sequences:
- the LOC121651518 gene encoding basic salivary proline-rich protein 1-like, giving the protein MLKDDEPLDSTSGSDTIIIDRSPLSEHGEPITAPNPSPDGGHVTGRSTAGPPSYSSNKGDTIGPSPYGGNTARPSPYGLNTSHPSPYGGHRPSPSPYGLNSSGLSLYGGHTTSPSTYSLNTSGPSPYGEHTPSPPLYGHDTPGPSFYGGHKPSPSLYDLNTSGASPSGGHAVGSSGVNPPDRGKEPDRKDAGSSSDKSNIQYGQQAENAWTPCDGCKEEVERIQREKRRIDEVISRIGK; this is encoded by the exons atgctaaAGGATGATGAGCCATTAGACTCAACGTCAGGGTCTGACACCATCATAATAGATAGGAGTCCACTGTCTGAACATGGTGAGCCAATCACTGCGCCGAATCCATCACCTGATGGGGGACATGTAACAGGCCGCAGCACCGCTGGCCCACCATCCTATAG CTCTAACAAAGGGGACACCATTGGTCCATCACCCTATGGAGGCAATACAGCCAGACCATCACCATATGGCCTCAACACTTCTCATCCATCTCCTTACGGAG GTCATAGACCCAGCCCATCACCGTATGGCCTCAACAGCTCTGGTCTATCTCTCTACGGTGGCCATACAACCAGCCCATCAACATATAGCCTCAACACCTCTGGTCCATCTCCCTACGGAGAGCATACACCCAGCCCACCACTGTATGGTCATGACACCCCGGGTCCGTCATTCTATGGAGGCCATAAACCCAGCCCATCACTGTATGACCTCAACACCTCTGGTGCTTCACCCAGCGGAGGCCATGCAGTTGGCTCTAGTGGGGTCAATCCACCTGACAGAGGAAAAGAACCAGACAGGAAAGATGCAGGCAGCTCATCTGACAAGAGCAACATCCAATATGGACAGCAGGCTGAAAATGCATGGACACCATGTGATGGCTGTAAGGAGGAGGTCGAAAGAATCCAACGTGAAAAAAGAAGGATCGATGAAGTCATCTCGAGAATAGGCAAGTAA